The sequence AACGGCCGATCCGCGCGGCACCCAGGACCCGGACAACAACGTCAGCCCCAACTTCGAGCGCGTCGAGGTGCAAATCACGCTGGTGACCGACGAGCTCGAAGACCGGGTGAAAGAGCTCAAGCGCCAGCACGCGGGCCGGTGCCCCATCTCGGCCCTCTTTCGCGAGAGCGGCTGCGAATTCACCGAGGCGTGGACCATCGGGCGCGGCTGAGCGGACCGCACAAAAAAAAGGCACCCCACCGGAGCGCCTTTTTTTGTGCGCGCGGACAGGCTACTCGATCTTCGCCTTCACGTTCTGGGCGAACTGGCTGAAGATTTTGTTCGCCTGGTTCTTGATGACACTGAAGCCCATCGAACCGAGTTTCCCGAAAACATCCACGTTGGAGTGAATGGACACCTTGGTCTCATCCTCCGAGAGCGCCTCGAGCGTCACCTCGTTCGTTTGCTTGAGGCTCGCGGCGATCTTCGAGTCCTTCCCCTCGCCGCTCGTGCGGATGTACTCGGGGGCGCGCTGCTCCACGATGACGACCTGGATGTTGAACTGCGCCTTGAGAAAACTGATCTTCTGCTCGACCCTGACGTTGTAGTGGGCCTCGTCCACCTTCTCGACCGATGTGACGCCGGGAACGCAGGCGGCGAACTCCTCCACGTCCCAGATGAAATCCCACACTTTCTGCCGCGGGGCGGCGATAATGACTTCCTGGTTGAATTCCATGCAAAATACCCCTTGCTAGTTTACTCCCCGGCGGGGGAGCGTGATCGCGAAACGAATGCCGCCGATGATAACAGCTTCCGCCTCCCTGCTCCACGGGAGGTGATGCCGCACCGAAAGCGAGGAAACACCCGAGCGTGCGCTTTCCGGAGAGTCTCATCCTGTTTGCCAGAGCCCCTCGGCCGGGGAAGGCGAAGACACGGCTCATCCCTGCCCTGGGGGCGGAGGGGGCGGCCGCGCTCTACCGCGCGTTTCTGGCGGACGCCGCCGGCACCGCGCGAGAGCTCCGCGCGGAAGAGCCCGCCGTCGGCCTTTTCTCCGAATGGTCCCGGACGGAGGGCGGGCCGGAAGCCGGTTTTTCGCCCTCAGCCTGGCTCCCCGGCCCTTTTCTCCACCGCGCGCAAACGGGGCTCCATCTCGGCTCCCGGATGGCCGCTGCCCTCGGCCGGAGACTCGCCTTTGGCGGCCCGGCGATCCTCATCGGAACAGATTTTCCCGATCTGCCACCCGAAATTCTTTCATCTGCGTTTTCATTACTGCGGAGCGGCGGGCCGAATAACGAGACCCCAAAGAAAGCCGTCATCGGCCCCGCCAAGGATGGCGGGTACTACCTCATCGGCCTCACCCGCCCGGCACCCGGCGCTTTCGAGGGAATCGCATGGGGCAAACCGGATGTTTTCCGCAAGACCGTGGAAAAACTCAAAACCCTGGAATTCGAAGTGGCTGTTTTGCCCGAGTGGCAGGATGTCTATGCGCCGGAGGATCTCGCCGCCCTGCGGGCGCGCCTGCGGAAAGCCGGCCCGGGGATCGCGCCCCGCACGCGGCGGGCACTTGCGGAACTGCCGCCTGAAACCGAGTAAAGCCTTCTTTACGCCTCCAGCTTCGAGGGGGCATCCTCGGGGCCCAGCAGGATGAGGGCATCCCCGAGCCCCACCCGGCTCTCGCCGTTCGGCGCGGTTTCGAGCTTTTCGGAGCCCGCCCGGCGGATCGCCACCACCAGGGCGCCGCTTTTTTCGCGAATCGCCAGCTCCTGCAGATTCTTGTCTGCATATGCCGCCGGCGCCTCGATCTCCATCACCTGGTAGCCCTGGCCGAGGGAGAGCGACTCGAGCACCCTCGGGCTGGAGAGGCGCTTGGCCAGGCGCATGCCGGAGTCCGCCTCGGGGAACACCGTTTCGTTGACCCCCAGATGCCGCAGCGCGCGGGCGTGATCCTCGGTCAACACCTTGGCCACAATCCGCTTCACCCCGGCCTCCTTGAGAAAGAGGCAGACCAGAACGCTCACGTCCAGGCGCCGCCCCACGCCCACAACGGCGGCCTCCAGATTTTCCACTCCGATGCCATCAAGCACTTGCCCCAGCATTTCCCGATCGCTGGCGTCCGCCTCCACGCACTCGCTCATGAGATCGCGGAAGTGCTCCACCCGCTCCCGTTGGACGTCTACGCCGACCACGGTATGTTTCTGCGCATAGAGCGATTCGGCGACCGCTTTGCCGAAAGCGCCGAGCCCCACTACCAGGAAATTCCCCATGTGTTCTCCTCTTTTGCGGCCGGCCCGGGCACTTAGCCGATCAGTACCGTCTCCTCCGGATGGCGCGGCTTTCGGTGGGGCGCCTCCCTGAGCGCCAGGAACACGGTCAAGGGCCCGATCCTTCCGATGTACATGAGAATCGTCAAAATCAAAAGCCCTGCGGAGGAAAAACGGGCCGTGACCCCCATGGAAAGCCCAACGGTGCCGAAGGCCGATACCGTCTCGAACACCATGGCGAGAAACCGCCGGGGGGCGGCGGCAAGAGCCGCGTTCGAGTGCTCCACCGCCAGCAGAAGAAACAGGGCGAAACCGATGATGGAGATGCCGAACAGGAGTATCGCCCCCGCCCGCCGGATTAAATCCTCGGGGATCGTCCGCTTGTAGAGATTCGTCACGTCATCTCCCTGAAAGCGCGACCGGACCGCCGCCAGGATCACATAGAACGTGGTGGTCTT is a genomic window of bacterium containing:
- a CDS encoding TrkA family potassium uptake protein, which codes for MGNFLVVGLGAFGKAVAESLYAQKHTVVGVDVQRERVEHFRDLMSECVEADASDREMLGQVLDGIGVENLEAAVVGVGRRLDVSVLVCLFLKEAGVKRIVAKVLTEDHARALRHLGVNETVFPEADSGMRLAKRLSSPRVLESLSLGQGYQVMEIEAPAAYADKNLQELAIREKSGALVVAIRRAGSEKLETAPNGESRVGLGDALILLGPEDAPSKLEA
- a CDS encoding carbon monoxide dehydrogenase subunit G, translated to MEFNQEVIIAAPRQKVWDFIWDVEEFAACVPGVTSVEKVDEAHYNVRVEQKISFLKAQFNIQVVIVEQRAPEYIRTSGEGKDSKIAASLKQTNEVTLEALSEDETKVSIHSNVDVFGKLGSMGFSVIKNQANKIFSQFAQNVKAKIE
- a CDS encoding OsmC family protein — translated: KSAGGNDEGPTPREMALGALAACVTVITHKVAEEIGFRYTDQSIEVRGTADPRGTQDPDNNVSPNFERVEVQITLVTDELEDRVKELKRQHAGRCPISALFRESGCEFTEAWTIGRG
- a CDS encoding TIGR04282 family arsenosugar biosynthesis glycosyltransferase; translation: MRFPESLILFARAPRPGKAKTRLIPALGAEGAAALYRAFLADAAGTARELRAEEPAVGLFSEWSRTEGGPEAGFSPSAWLPGPFLHRAQTGLHLGSRMAAALGRRLAFGGPAILIGTDFPDLPPEILSSAFSLLRSGGPNNETPKKAVIGPAKDGGYYLIGLTRPAPGAFEGIAWGKPDVFRKTVEKLKTLEFEVAVLPEWQDVYAPEDLAALRARLRKAGPGIAPRTRRALAELPPETE